From Mesobacillus boroniphilus, the proteins below share one genomic window:
- the buk gene encoding butyrate kinase: MRILAINPGSTSTKLAVYEDEKLLFEETIRHADAEIIKLPDLADQLPYRLESILGALRMNDFKPSELDAVVGRGGMLKPMDSGTYIVDEHLLDDARSGKHGNHASNLGSIIAAEIAGTHQIPAFIVDPVCVDELIVEARISGLADIERKSHVHALNIKAVSRKMAAELGKDLDDTSFVVAHLGSGISVAALRKGRIIDVNNAENEGPFSPERAGGLPAKQLVQLCFSGKYTEKELLQRMTRQGGMYSYLETKSVIEVEQQAQDGDKEAAIILKAMVHQIGKEIGAMATVLEGKMDGFILTGGIAHSDMIVRLIQEKISFLGKVFVRPGEEELEALAAGAFRVMIGQEDAKIY; encoded by the coding sequence ATGAGAATCCTAGCGATAAATCCAGGCTCCACTTCTACTAAGCTAGCAGTTTATGAAGATGAAAAATTACTTTTTGAAGAAACCATCCGTCATGCTGATGCTGAAATCATCAAGCTGCCAGATTTAGCCGACCAGCTGCCGTACAGGCTTGAATCCATCTTGGGTGCATTACGGATGAATGACTTCAAGCCTTCAGAGCTGGACGCGGTTGTAGGACGGGGTGGAATGCTGAAGCCCATGGACAGTGGAACATATATTGTTGATGAACATCTGCTGGATGATGCACGTTCAGGAAAACATGGCAATCATGCTTCGAATTTGGGATCGATCATCGCAGCGGAAATAGCTGGCACTCATCAAATACCAGCCTTTATAGTTGATCCTGTATGTGTGGATGAACTGATCGTGGAAGCGAGGATTTCCGGTCTGGCTGATATTGAAAGGAAAAGCCATGTTCACGCTCTCAATATCAAGGCAGTTTCCCGTAAAATGGCAGCAGAGCTCGGGAAGGATTTGGATGATACAAGCTTTGTCGTGGCCCATCTAGGGAGCGGCATTTCAGTCGCTGCACTTCGGAAGGGCAGGATCATAGACGTCAATAATGCCGAAAATGAGGGACCATTCTCTCCCGAACGGGCAGGCGGACTCCCAGCAAAACAGCTCGTTCAGCTTTGTTTTTCAGGAAAATACACCGAAAAAGAATTGCTTCAACGAATGACAAGACAGGGTGGAATGTATTCTTATCTTGAAACAAAGAGTGTTATAGAAGTAGAGCAGCAGGCGCAGGATGGGGACAAGGAAGCTGCTATTATTTTAAAAGCAATGGTACATCAGATAGGAAAAGAGATTGGGGCCATGGCCACCGTACTGGAAGGTAAGATGGATGGATTCATCCTTACCGGGGGAATCGCCCATTCAGATATGATTGTACGATTAATTCAGGAGAAAATCAGTTTCCTGGGAAAAGTTTTCGTCCGGCCAGGTGAAGAGGAATTGGAAGCACTGGCTGCAGGTGCTTTTCGAGTGATGATTGGCCAGGAAGACGCGAAAATTTATTAA
- a CDS encoding ketopantoate reductase family protein, whose translation MKILIVGAGAIGGYFGGRLLEKGEDVTFLVRENRKQQLRSNGLVVESIHGDMRFAEPKTVLSGENVEPFDVVLVSTKSYHLDGAVEDIRPYVGNETMILPLLNGIAHLDVLIEAFGTEKVIGGLCFIETTLTQDGKIIQTSPIHDLVFGERNDEKTERILQLEETFNGTKASFRLSEKIEQEMWHKYLFITSLSGITSLFRSPIGPIREKEHGWKTIEGLVNETAAIMEKIGAPLAAGAMEATLGRMKEIGHGMKSSLQRDMEKSLLTEGDHLFGYLLENAEKLGLAAPILSAIYGNVKIYENGLGAGKNLR comes from the coding sequence ATGAAAATATTAATCGTAGGAGCAGGTGCAATTGGCGGTTACTTCGGCGGTCGCCTTTTGGAAAAAGGAGAAGATGTTACGTTTTTGGTGCGAGAAAATCGCAAACAGCAGCTTCGTTCAAATGGGTTGGTGGTGGAAAGCATTCATGGAGATATGCGTTTTGCAGAACCTAAGACCGTTTTATCAGGGGAAAATGTGGAACCCTTTGATGTAGTGCTTGTTTCCACGAAGTCCTACCATCTGGATGGCGCGGTTGAGGACATCAGGCCTTATGTAGGAAACGAGACGATGATCTTGCCATTATTGAATGGAATTGCGCATCTTGATGTGTTGATAGAAGCATTCGGGACTGAAAAGGTAATTGGAGGCCTATGCTTTATCGAGACGACCCTGACTCAGGATGGAAAAATAATCCAAACCAGCCCAATCCATGATTTGGTCTTCGGTGAACGGAATGACGAAAAAACGGAGCGAATCTTGCAGCTAGAAGAAACATTCAATGGAACGAAAGCAAGCTTCCGCCTTTCTGAAAAAATCGAGCAGGAGATGTGGCACAAATACTTATTCATCACTTCACTAAGCGGCATCACCTCCCTGTTCAGGTCCCCAATCGGTCCTATTCGCGAAAAAGAGCATGGCTGGAAAACAATTGAGGGCCTGGTTAATGAAACGGCGGCAATCATGGAGAAAATCGGTGCCCCGCTTGCAGCAGGAGCTATGGAGGCCACCCTGGGGAGAATGAAGGAAATCGGCCATGGAATGAAATCCTCCCTGCAGCGTGATATGGAAAAATCCCTTCTTACAGAAGGAGATCACCTCTTTGGCTACTTGCTGGAGAATGCTGAAAAGTTGGGTTTGGCAGCGCCGATTCTATCTGCGATCTATGGAAATGTGAAGATCTACGAGAATGGACTTGGCGCTGGAAAAAATCTGCGATAA
- a CDS encoding carbon starvation CstA family protein, translated as MYTFLAGIALLIIGYFTYGKFVEKVFGVNETRSTPAFTHKDDVDYLPMSTAKNSLIQLLNIAGVGPIFGPIMGALYGPVAFLWIVLGAIFAGAVHDYLTGMISIRNRGAHLPELAGKFLGKFMKHVVNAFAILLLLLVGTVFVTAPAGLLHNLMDGKVTMGLIIGAIFIYYILATLLPVDKIIGRFYPIFGALLLISAIGVGSMLVITGAPIPELSLTNFHPGGAAIFPLLFLTISCGALSGFHATQTPIISRTTQNEKSGRKIFYGMMIAEGIIAMIWAAAAMSLFDGYNGLNDMLANGGPAAIVSEASTLMLGAIGGTLAVLGVIVLPITSGDTAFRSARMIIADYFNFSQKKIASRLWIAIPLFVISFALTKVDFTLLWRYFSWANQSTAVIALWVGAMYLFIAKKNYWIAMIPGMFMTAATTSYILNAQIGFGQSLTVSNIGALIVTAVITVIFFNAAKKARANNIPLDEDISNYNKVA; from the coding sequence ATGTATACTTTTCTAGCTGGTATCGCACTTTTAATTATTGGTTATTTCACGTATGGCAAATTTGTAGAAAAGGTGTTCGGCGTGAACGAGACTCGTTCCACTCCGGCATTCACTCATAAGGATGACGTTGACTATTTGCCGATGTCTACAGCGAAGAACTCTTTGATCCAACTTCTTAATATCGCTGGTGTAGGTCCTATTTTCGGGCCGATCATGGGAGCGCTTTATGGACCGGTTGCTTTCCTTTGGATCGTTCTTGGCGCAATTTTCGCTGGTGCTGTCCATGATTACCTTACTGGTATGATTTCAATCCGTAACAGAGGCGCACACCTTCCTGAACTTGCAGGAAAGTTCCTCGGCAAATTCATGAAACATGTTGTTAACGCGTTTGCGATTCTTCTTTTACTATTAGTTGGAACCGTTTTCGTCACAGCTCCGGCTGGCTTGCTTCACAACTTGATGGACGGAAAGGTTACAATGGGCCTTATTATCGGGGCAATCTTTATTTACTATATCTTAGCGACACTTCTGCCAGTTGATAAAATCATCGGCCGCTTCTACCCGATTTTCGGTGCATTGCTGTTAATCAGTGCAATCGGAGTAGGCTCAATGCTTGTAATTACTGGAGCACCGATTCCTGAGCTTTCCTTGACGAATTTCCATCCAGGGGGCGCAGCGATTTTCCCGCTATTATTCTTAACAATTTCTTGCGGAGCGCTGTCAGGTTTCCATGCAACACAAACACCGATCATTTCTCGTACTACGCAAAATGAAAAGAGCGGCCGCAAGATTTTCTACGGCATGATGATCGCTGAAGGTATCATCGCCATGATCTGGGCTGCAGCTGCGATGAGCCTGTTCGATGGCTACAACGGCTTGAACGACATGCTTGCGAACGGCGGACCTGCTGCAATCGTAAGTGAAGCTTCAACATTGATGCTTGGCGCAATCGGCGGAACTCTAGCAGTTCTTGGCGTAATCGTACTTCCAATCACTTCAGGTGATACAGCTTTCCGTAGCGCGCGTATGATCATTGCTGACTACTTCAATTTTTCACAAAAGAAAATTGCTAGCCGTCTATGGATTGCGATTCCGTTGTTCGTTATCTCTTTCGCACTAACAAAGGTGGATTTCACACTTCTTTGGAGATACTTCTCCTGGGCTAACCAATCAACAGCGGTTATCGCGCTTTGGGTTGGTGCCATGTACCTGTTCATTGCCAAGAAGAATTACTGGATCGCGATGATTCCTGGTATGTTCATGACAGCAGCTACGACTTCCTACATTCTTAATGCTCAAATTGGATTCGGCCAGTCGCTGACAGTATCCAATATCGGAGCGTTAATCGTAACAGCTGTCATCACAGTTATTTTCTTCAACGCTGCTAAAAAAGCACGAGCTAATAATATTCCGCTTGATGAAGATATTTCCAACTACAACAAGGTGGCATAA
- a CDS encoding LytR/AlgR family response regulator transcription factor encodes MDKMIRTLIVDDELYSRDELKHLLQSFPSIQVVGEAESGETAVMKALQLHPDVVFLDVEMPKMNGMEAAKALMELRKSPLIVFATAYPQFAAEAFRYEAVDYLLKPYDENQLRETVLRIEKHFLMPAEQESGKQTGKLAVEGDGEIIYLDPKDILYISREEKYSKIITKTREYETRIPLKDLEMRLTAYSFFRIHKSYIVNLDYVIRLTPWFNGAYQLELEGRNEMLSVSRNYVKALRIQLEL; translated from the coding sequence ATGGACAAGATGATACGTACTCTAATCGTTGATGATGAATTATATAGCAGGGATGAATTGAAGCATTTATTGCAGTCCTTCCCTTCCATCCAGGTTGTCGGGGAAGCAGAATCAGGTGAAACTGCGGTCATGAAGGCTTTGCAGCTCCACCCGGATGTCGTCTTCCTTGATGTCGAAATGCCGAAAATGAATGGGATGGAAGCAGCAAAAGCGCTGATGGAATTAAGAAAATCACCGCTGATTGTGTTCGCAACCGCCTATCCTCAATTTGCTGCCGAGGCTTTCAGATATGAAGCAGTTGATTACTTGCTTAAACCCTATGACGAGAATCAACTCAGGGAGACGGTCCTCAGGATTGAGAAGCATTTCCTGATGCCCGCTGAACAGGAGTCAGGCAAGCAAACTGGCAAGCTTGCCGTTGAAGGTGATGGAGAGATCATTTATCTCGACCCGAAGGATATCCTGTACATTTCGAGAGAGGAAAAATATTCAAAAATCATTACAAAAACAAGGGAATATGAAACAAGAATACCTTTAAAGGATCTTGAAATGAGGCTGACGGCATACTCATTTTTCCGCATTCATAAAAGCTATATTGTGAATCTGGATTATGTTATCCGTCTTACCCCATGGTTCAATGGGGCCTATCAACTGGAACTCGAAGGCCGCAATGAAATGTTATCAGTCAGCCGTAATTATGTAAAAGCATTGAGGATTCAGCTGGAATTATAA